A stretch of Aureispira sp. CCB-E DNA encodes these proteins:
- a CDS encoding sodium:solute symporter, which yields MDEVIGGQLTSGLTPSLILGIIGSYFALLMIIAFWTGRKANNQDFFNANRASPWYLVAFGMIGTSLSGVTFISVPGMVGAAYLSADINQATNMEFSYMQMVLGYLAGYAVIALLLLPLYYKLQLTSIYTYLEQRFGQASYKTGAAFFLLSRIIGASFRLYLVAMVLYLFVFEPWGIPFWMVSLLTIVLIWIYTFKGGIKTIVWTDTLQTLFMLIAVTMTVVELTDALGLSAGNLWSNIQSEGLGQIFFFEGGWSDPNNFFKQFLAGMFIAIVMTGLDQDMMQKNLTCRNIGEAQKNMFSFSIVLVFVNFFFLMLGALLAMYALQNGISYEKADSLYPTIALEYLPWEVGVLFIVGLVAAAYSSADSALTALTTSFCVDFLGLKTNKNIATNASLENQEDILDSPTKAAAIAQATPSERTRYWVHIGFSIVLFCVIVVFWLINDDSVVVALFKFAGYTYGPLLGLYAFGLFTTRKVRDKLVPWVCLVAPVLTFLITTYSEVLFWGYKFGFELLLVNGALTVVGLMMITKKK from the coding sequence ATGGATGAAGTAATAGGAGGACAGTTAACTAGTGGTCTAACGCCAAGCTTAATTTTAGGAATTATAGGAAGCTATTTTGCCTTATTGATGATAATTGCCTTTTGGACAGGTAGAAAAGCCAACAACCAAGATTTTTTTAATGCCAATCGTGCTTCGCCATGGTACTTGGTTGCCTTTGGAATGATAGGCACCTCATTGTCGGGAGTTACCTTTATTTCTGTGCCAGGGATGGTTGGCGCTGCTTATTTGAGCGCAGACATCAACCAAGCCACTAACATGGAATTTTCTTATATGCAGATGGTGCTAGGTTATCTGGCAGGGTACGCTGTCATAGCTTTATTGTTGTTGCCGTTGTACTATAAATTGCAACTAACCTCTATCTATACTTATTTAGAACAACGGTTTGGGCAGGCTTCTTACAAGACAGGAGCTGCATTTTTTTTGTTATCTAGAATAATAGGCGCATCGTTTCGACTTTATTTAGTAGCGATGGTCTTGTATCTGTTTGTGTTTGAACCTTGGGGAATCCCTTTTTGGATGGTTTCTTTACTGACCATTGTATTAATTTGGATTTATACATTTAAAGGAGGGATAAAAACGATTGTTTGGACAGATACTTTGCAAACCTTGTTTATGCTCATTGCGGTAACAATGACGGTGGTAGAGTTGACCGATGCATTGGGGCTTTCAGCAGGGAATTTATGGTCAAACATTCAATCAGAAGGTTTGGGGCAAATTTTCTTTTTTGAAGGAGGATGGTCTGACCCTAACAACTTTTTTAAACAATTTTTGGCAGGAATGTTTATAGCCATTGTCATGACTGGATTGGATCAGGATATGATGCAAAAGAACTTGACTTGTCGAAATATTGGCGAAGCACAAAAGAATATGTTTAGCTTTAGTATTGTGTTGGTTTTTGTTAACTTTTTCTTTCTAATGTTGGGGGCTTTATTGGCAATGTATGCCTTGCAAAATGGTATCTCTTATGAAAAAGCAGATAGTCTCTATCCAACCATTGCCTTAGAATATTTGCCGTGGGAAGTAGGCGTGTTATTTATTGTTGGTTTGGTAGCGGCTGCCTATTCGAGTGCAGACTCCGCCTTGACAGCCCTCACGACCTCTTTTTGTGTCGATTTTTTGGGACTTAAAACCAATAAAAATATTGCTACGAATGCTTCTTTAGAAAACCAAGAAGATATTTTGGACAGTCCTACTAAGGCTGCTGCTATTGCGCAAGCTACTCCTAGCGAACGCACACGTTATTGGGTACATATTGGATTTTCAATCGTGCTTTTTTGCGTTATTGTTGTTTTTTGGCTGATTAATGACGATTCTGTTGTAGTGGCTTTGTTTAAATTTGCGGGATATACGTACGGACCATTGTTGGGTTTGTATGCCTTTGGTTTATTTACGACTAGAAAGGTAAGGGATAAATTGGTGCCTTGGGTTTGTTTGGTAGCTCCTGTATTAACTTTTTTAATCACCACTTATTCAGAGGTATTGTTCTGGGGGTATAAGTTTGGTTTTGAGTTGTTGTTGGTGAATGGAGCATTGACGGTTGTTGGTTTGATGATGATTACAAAAAAGAAGTAG
- the ftcD gene encoding glutamate formimidoyltransferase, translating into MKQLIECVPNFSEGRDMGIIKQITDEIERVEGVKLLDVDPGKATNRTVVTFVGEPDAVVEAAYQAIKKASELIDMRQHSGEHPRMGATDVCPFIPIANITMEETVTYTKKLGERVGADLDIPVFLYEASATDSRWKNLANIRAGEYEKMESKFKQDDYNPDYGPNRLNVTAGVTAIGARDFLIAYNVNLNTTSTRRANSVAFDVREAGRVKREGDPITGKIMTDENGETLREPGACKAVKGIGWYIEEYGIAQVSMNLTDIKVTPFHIVFEECCKSANARGLRVTGSELVGLMPLNVILDAGKYFLKKQNRSTGISEAEIIKIAVKTMGLDELTPFDPNKKIIEYLLAAEEDTPLLDMTLPEFADETASESPAPGGGSISAYVGALGVSLGTMVANLSSHKRGWDDRWEEFSNYAEEGQAIKKELLRMVDEDTKSFNGIMDAFRLPKGNDAEKAARQTAIQEATKYAVEVPLKVMETALKSMQMIQKMAEIGNPNSVTDAGVGALCARTAVYGAYLNVKINLGGLKDKTYVTTTLDKANELLKEANETEKRVLEIVDSKL; encoded by the coding sequence ATGAAACAACTGATCGAATGTGTCCCCAATTTTAGCGAGGGGCGTGATATGGGAATTATCAAACAAATTACGGACGAAATTGAGCGCGTAGAAGGCGTAAAGTTGTTGGATGTAGACCCTGGGAAAGCAACCAATAGAACTGTAGTGACGTTTGTTGGAGAGCCTGACGCTGTCGTAGAAGCCGCATATCAAGCAATTAAAAAAGCATCTGAATTGATTGACATGCGTCAACATAGCGGAGAACATCCTCGAATGGGAGCTACCGACGTTTGTCCTTTTATTCCAATTGCCAATATCACGATGGAAGAAACCGTAACTTACACCAAAAAGTTGGGTGAACGTGTTGGAGCGGACTTGGATATCCCTGTCTTTTTGTATGAGGCATCGGCGACCGATAGTCGCTGGAAAAACTTAGCAAATATTCGAGCAGGAGAATATGAAAAAATGGAGTCTAAGTTTAAACAAGATGATTACAATCCTGATTATGGTCCCAATCGCTTAAATGTCACAGCAGGTGTTACTGCTATTGGTGCTCGTGATTTTTTGATTGCTTATAATGTTAACTTGAACACCACTTCTACTCGTAGAGCCAACTCTGTCGCCTTTGATGTTAGAGAGGCTGGTCGTGTTAAAAGAGAGGGAGACCCAATTACTGGAAAAATTATGACCGATGAAAATGGCGAAACACTGCGTGAGCCAGGAGCTTGTAAAGCGGTAAAAGGCATTGGTTGGTATATCGAAGAATATGGCATTGCTCAAGTTTCTATGAACTTGACAGACATAAAAGTAACCCCATTTCACATTGTGTTTGAGGAATGCTGCAAATCTGCCAATGCAAGAGGTTTGCGTGTAACTGGATCTGAGCTAGTAGGTTTGATGCCTTTAAATGTCATTTTGGATGCTGGAAAATATTTCTTAAAAAAACAAAATCGTTCTACAGGTATCTCAGAAGCAGAGATTATCAAAATAGCGGTTAAAACAATGGGATTGGATGAGTTGACACCATTTGATCCTAATAAAAAAATTATAGAGTATTTACTAGCAGCGGAAGAAGATACGCCTTTGTTAGATATGACATTGCCTGAATTTGCAGACGAAACAGCTTCAGAAAGTCCTGCACCTGGAGGTGGTTCTATCTCCGCTTATGTAGGAGCACTAGGTGTTTCTTTGGGGACCATGGTTGCCAATTTGTCTTCGCACAAACGTGGTTGGGATGATCGTTGGGAAGAGTTCTCCAATTATGCAGAAGAAGGGCAAGCAATCAAAAAAGAGTTGTTGCGTATGGTGGATGAAGATACCAAATCTTTTAACGGAATTATGGATGCCTTCCGTTTGCCCAAAGGCAATGATGCTGAAAAAGCAGCTCGCCAAACAGCAATTCAAGAAGCTACAAAATATGCGGTAGAAGTTCCCTTAAAAGTAATGGAAACGGCTCTTAAAAGTATGCAAATGATTCAAAAAATGGCAGAAATTGGCAATCCTAATTCTGTAACAGATGCAGGGGTAGGCGCTTTGTGTGCTCGAACGGCAGTGTATGGTGCTTACCTAAATGTCAAAATCAATTTAGGGGGACTGAAAGACAAAACCTATGTAACTACTACATTAGACAAAGCCAATGAATTGTTGAAGGAGGCTAATGAAACCGAAAAACGTGTTTTAGAAATTGTAGATAGCAAGTTATAA
- a CDS encoding T9SS type B sorting domain-containing protein — protein sequence MKCLFLTIWVWGLCTAYLMAQSPLQIPHNALNSTTIDNPSQLPIPESTTANSCNISIDSIVSINCNGDSTGAIYTETVVDTSACSSAVVAINEFLYDPSVQDGRNPYTGEYIELIGPPGTDISCYVLTDGDWTITFPAGSIIPPDGLFTIGNDSIWGTGTFDLDAENCNCFTDGSSGSGLLILGNSGEYIALYNALGTFLEGVIYGNPSTTGNNYPSAGTVINTIGAPGCPSSVVLPSATAFETAPAVVNDDISLIRDPDGSGAWVPQVGGSLNACNVSNNSTTVSYLWNTGDTTEHLLGIPAGTYTVIMTTSGGCADTVSYTLVEPTPLIANTVSTDISCTGDTTGAIDLTITGGTAPYLFNWSTGATTEDLDSLLSGSYCVTVTDSNACEVTLCDTIEEPFFTIPVDTFTICAGDSVQLQVNTNITTINWAPSGTLSNDTIQNPFASPTSTTTYIVSTVGTACTTMDSIVVIVDSLSINLVSVDPLCNGDTTGTISSVAGGNYTYQWNTGDTTANLINLGAGVYQLTVSSGACQDTLSTVLNEPAAIALTLANSTNPSCNGDSTGAIVINNTGGTTPYTYLWSNTATTQDLDSLPAGGYSLTLTDNNNCTASLSTVLTEPSAINIAYNTTNVSCGGSNDGTATVTPTGGTPGYTYLWDVTANNQTTATATNLASSTYSVTVTDLAGCEAEANGIFVNPGIPVDSNDVPLVILTDLVDCALNPIGAMEINTPNNYSYLWSNGATSRSVTGLAAGTYSVTVANALGCTHVQTGVIKSPLVPTINPFIANIGQITTTITSGTAVNINGGNDQSFQGVTYLWSSPSTSVTFAMPTAHATTAVSGETGAYVLTLTATASDSTACQDTASVYLNVESVYHGMPTAFTPNGDGVNDLYRPAGLDGNDIITFRIYNRWGQEIYNGDNLDNQGWDGRFNGVEQPAEVYLFIVEYQLGANAEPQVRKGEFTLIR from the coding sequence ATGAAATGTCTATTCTTGACGATTTGGGTATGGGGGCTTTGCACCGCATACTTAATGGCACAATCCCCTTTACAAATTCCCCACAATGCACTTAATTCTACAACAATTGACAATCCATCACAATTGCCAATACCAGAAAGTACAACAGCAAATAGTTGTAACATAAGTATTGATAGTATTGTGTCTATTAATTGTAATGGAGATAGCACAGGAGCCATTTATACAGAAACAGTTGTAGATACTTCGGCTTGTTCGTCTGCGGTTGTCGCTATCAATGAGTTTTTGTATGACCCTTCTGTTCAAGATGGGCGCAATCCATACACGGGCGAGTATATAGAATTGATTGGACCTCCTGGAACAGATATTAGTTGTTATGTCCTAACAGATGGAGATTGGACAATTACCTTTCCTGCTGGATCGATTATTCCACCCGATGGATTATTTACCATTGGGAATGATTCTATATGGGGAACAGGAACATTTGATTTGGATGCCGAAAATTGTAATTGTTTTACAGATGGATCTAGTGGAAGTGGATTGTTAATCTTAGGTAATAGTGGAGAGTACATTGCCTTATATAATGCCTTGGGGACTTTTTTGGAAGGAGTCATTTATGGAAATCCATCTACTACGGGCAACAATTATCCTTCTGCAGGAACCGTAATTAACACAATCGGCGCACCAGGATGTCCAAGTTCTGTTGTATTACCTAGCGCAACGGCTTTTGAGACAGCACCTGCTGTAGTCAATGATGATATTTCTTTGATAAGAGACCCCGACGGTTCTGGAGCTTGGGTTCCACAAGTTGGAGGTTCCTTAAACGCTTGTAATGTTTCAAACAATAGTACTACAGTGAGTTACCTTTGGAATACGGGCGATACGACAGAGCATTTATTAGGAATTCCAGCAGGAACTTATACGGTTATTATGACAACTAGTGGTGGGTGTGCAGATACCGTAAGTTATACACTAGTAGAACCGACACCATTAATTGCCAATACTGTTAGTACAGATATTTCTTGTACAGGAGATACAACAGGTGCTATTGATTTGACCATAACGGGAGGAACTGCTCCATATCTATTTAATTGGTCAACTGGTGCTACAACCGAAGATTTAGATTCTTTGTTGAGCGGTAGCTATTGTGTGACCGTAACAGATTCAAATGCTTGTGAGGTAACTTTGTGTGATACAATAGAGGAACCTTTCTTTACTATACCAGTAGATACATTTACTATTTGTGCAGGTGATTCTGTACAACTTCAAGTTAATACCAATATTACAACAATTAATTGGGCACCATCAGGAACGCTAAGTAATGATACGATTCAGAACCCATTTGCAAGCCCAACAAGTACGACAACATATATAGTTTCAACAGTAGGTACAGCTTGTACAACTATGGATTCTATTGTTGTAATCGTTGATAGTTTGAGCATTAATTTAGTTTCAGTCGATCCCCTTTGTAATGGCGATACGACAGGAACGATTAGCTCAGTTGCGGGAGGCAATTATACTTATCAATGGAATACGGGAGATACGACAGCTAACTTGATAAACCTTGGAGCAGGAGTGTATCAACTGACGGTTTCTTCGGGAGCTTGTCAAGATACGTTATCTACTGTATTGAATGAACCAGCAGCAATTGCGTTAACTTTAGCTAATTCTACCAACCCTAGTTGTAATGGAGATAGTACAGGGGCAATTGTTATTAATAATACAGGAGGAACAACGCCTTATACGTATTTGTGGTCGAATACGGCTACAACTCAAGATTTAGATAGTTTGCCTGCGGGAGGGTATAGTTTGACTTTGACCGATAACAATAACTGTACTGCTTCTTTATCCACAGTTTTAACAGAGCCTTCGGCGATTAATATTGCTTATAACACAACAAACGTTAGTTGTGGTGGCTCAAATGATGGAACGGCAACCGTAACGCCAACAGGAGGAACGCCAGGATATACCTATCTTTGGGATGTAACCGCCAATAACCAGACGACGGCGACAGCAACGAATTTGGCTTCAAGTACTTATTCTGTTACGGTAACTGACTTAGCAGGTTGTGAAGCTGAAGCGAATGGCATTTTTGTTAACCCAGGTATTCCAGTAGATAGCAATGATGTGCCATTGGTTATTTTGACGGATTTAGTAGATTGTGCATTGAATCCTATTGGAGCAATGGAAATCAACACTCCTAACAATTATAGTTATTTGTGGAGTAATGGGGCAACAAGTCGAAGTGTTACTGGTTTGGCGGCAGGAACATATTCTGTAACGGTAGCCAATGCTTTGGGATGTACACATGTACAAACAGGAGTTATTAAGAGCCCACTTGTTCCGACAATTAATCCATTTATAGCTAATATAGGACAAATAACAACAACCATAACATCAGGAACAGCAGTTAACATCAATGGAGGGAATGATCAATCGTTCCAAGGAGTAACGTATCTTTGGTCTAGCCCAAGTACCAGCGTAACATTTGCTATGCCTACAGCACATGCTACTACTGCTGTTTCGGGAGAAACAGGGGCATATGTATTGACATTAACAGCGACCGCAAGTGATAGCACAGCGTGTCAAGACACGGCAAGTGTATATCTAAATGTAGAGTCGGTTTATCATGGAATGCCAACGGCGTTTACACCTAATGGTGATGGTGTAAATGATTTGTATCGACCAGCAGGTTTAGATGGCAATGATATTATTACATTCCGAATTTACAACCGTTGGGGGCAAGAAATCTACAATGGAGATAATTTAGACAATCAGGGATGGGATGGGCGTTTTAATGGCGTTGAACAACCAGCAGAAGTCTACTTATTTATAGTAGAGTATCAACTAGGAGCTAACGCAGAGCCTCAAGTAAGAAAAGGGGAATTCACATTGATTCGATAA
- a CDS encoding response regulator transcription factor, whose amino-acid sequence MDTKGKILLVEDDKNFGDVLCSYLEMNDYDVILEMDGEAGLNRFQKDTFDLCIFDVMMPKKDGITLAKDVREIDQAVPIIFLTAKTMKDDIIKGFQAGADDYIPKPFAPEELLYRIQAILKRSQKPERKKQEAKEFNIGKYHFNYPLRILTYDNNETKDKLSPKESELLRMFCLYMNDILPRSIALKEIWGEDNYFTARSMDVFVTKLRKYLKQDDKIEIINIHGNGFQLRVSEEQAV is encoded by the coding sequence ATGGACACAAAAGGTAAAATTCTATTAGTAGAAGATGACAAGAATTTTGGAGATGTGCTTTGTTCTTATTTAGAAATGAACGACTATGATGTTATTCTAGAAATGGATGGAGAAGCAGGTTTAAACCGATTCCAAAAAGACACCTTTGATTTATGTATTTTTGATGTGATGATGCCGAAAAAAGATGGTATTACTCTAGCCAAAGATGTACGTGAAATCGATCAAGCAGTGCCGATTATTTTCTTAACTGCTAAAACAATGAAGGACGATATTATCAAAGGCTTCCAAGCTGGAGCTGATGATTATATACCCAAACCATTTGCCCCCGAAGAATTGTTGTATCGTATTCAAGCAATTCTTAAAAGAAGCCAAAAACCCGAACGAAAAAAACAAGAAGCCAAAGAATTTAACATTGGTAAATATCATTTTAATTATCCATTACGTATTCTTACTTATGATAATAATGAGACTAAAGACAAGCTTTCACCAAAAGAATCAGAGTTATTGCGTATGTTTTGTCTTTATATGAACGATATTTTACCAAGAAGTATTGCCTTGAAAGAAATTTGGGGAGAAGACAATTACTTTACAGCACGTAGTATGGATGTATTTGTTACCAAACTTCGCAAGTATTTAAAACAAGATGATAAGATTGAGATCATCAATATTCATGGTAATGGTTTCCAATTGAGAGTTAGTGAAGAACAAGCTGTTTAG
- a CDS encoding thioesterase family protein: MRAKLKDCKQYVFTTSVRVRITDLNYGGHVGNEMMLIFAQQARVDLLKSWGYGELTLAGKGIIMTDAVVLYKSESHEGDELKIEIGIDDLTSIGFDLYYKITNAQTNREVARVKTGILCFDYGEKKIASLPQEVVAKINALL, translated from the coding sequence ATGAGAGCAAAGCTAAAAGATTGCAAACAGTATGTTTTTACAACTAGTGTAAGGGTTCGTATTACTGATTTGAATTATGGAGGGCATGTTGGGAATGAAATGATGTTAATTTTTGCTCAACAGGCAAGAGTTGATCTCCTAAAAAGTTGGGGATATGGAGAACTGACCTTAGCTGGCAAGGGAATTATTATGACAGATGCTGTTGTTTTGTACAAGTCAGAGTCGCATGAGGGAGATGAATTAAAAATTGAAATTGGTATTGATGACTTAACTAGTATTGGTTTTGATTTGTACTATAAAATTACGAATGCTCAAACGAACAGAGAGGTTGCTCGCGTTAAAACAGGTATTTTATGTTTTGATTATGGCGAAAAGAAAATTGCAAGTCTTCCTCAAGAAGTTGTAGCTAAAATCAATGCATTATTATGA
- a CDS encoding SprT family zinc-dependent metalloprotease, producing the protein MIKKLEPNQKVLMHPEVGKVILKKNPRSKRVTLKVKVDGSIIVTLPQSLPYKKAEPILHQNIAWVKVQLKKVKESQKKKLLSFDSRFQVRTKVLRILPHDQTTMVAKGREDKIDLLVPKTWKIASSEVQEQLQEAMIEILRQEAKYYLPNRTRTLATQKGIAINTIRIKNVKTRWGSCSSKSNINLSLYLMLLPDSLIDYVILHELAHIKHQNHSAAFWSHLENLLPGAKQLDKKLNGYRIPFL; encoded by the coding sequence ATGATCAAAAAATTGGAACCGAACCAAAAGGTATTGATGCATCCCGAAGTAGGGAAAGTTATTCTTAAAAAAAATCCTCGTTCCAAACGCGTTACATTAAAAGTAAAAGTCGATGGCTCAATCATCGTAACACTACCTCAATCCTTACCGTACAAAAAGGCAGAACCTATTTTGCATCAAAACATTGCTTGGGTCAAAGTTCAATTGAAAAAAGTCAAGGAAAGCCAAAAAAAGAAGTTATTGTCTTTTGATAGCAGGTTTCAAGTTCGCACAAAAGTACTTCGCATTCTACCTCACGACCAAACAACCATGGTGGCGAAAGGTAGGGAGGATAAAATTGATTTATTAGTGCCTAAAACGTGGAAGATTGCTTCATCAGAAGTTCAAGAACAACTTCAAGAAGCTATGATAGAAATTTTGAGACAAGAAGCGAAATATTACTTGCCCAATAGGACTAGAACCTTGGCAACGCAAAAGGGAATTGCCATCAATACGATCCGAATAAAAAATGTCAAGACGAGATGGGGGAGTTGTTCTTCTAAAAGTAACATCAATTTGTCTTTGTATCTAATGCTGCTGCCCGACAGCTTGATAGACTACGTTATTTTGCATGAATTGGCGCACATAAAACACCAAAATCACAGCGCGGCATTTTGGAGTCATTTAGAGAATTTATTGCCAGGAGCCAAGCAGTTGGATAAAAAACTCAATGGTTACCGTATCCCATTTTTATAA
- a CDS encoding FAD-dependent oxidoreductase, giving the protein MTNLSYWERETFLKNVDVVIVGSGIVGLSAALHLKEKASNLNIVVVEKGTFPSGASTKNAGFSCFGSVSELLDDLEDQDEDTVFGILEKRWLGLQRLQQRIGVQNMHYFQHGNYEIFKASDQELFQQCCSNIAALNQKLRDIVGLDNTFSIANQAIDTFQFGGVQQLIWNKAEGQIHTGKMMHNLLKLAQQQNITILNGVTVQAIQDNGNQVEVITQNSWSIIAKKVLVATNGFANKLFPQLEVFPARNQVLITKPIPQLSIKGCFHYHKGYVYFRNIDNRILLGGARHLDLTGETTAEFGFSETIQDYLTNFLKHTILPHHPVEIDYWWSGIMGIGAAKKPLVQTISKNVVVAVRMGGMGIAIGSLIGEEGAELLAL; this is encoded by the coding sequence ATGACAAACTTAAGTTACTGGGAAAGAGAGACCTTTCTAAAAAATGTAGATGTGGTCATTGTTGGCAGTGGTATTGTTGGTTTAAGTGCCGCTTTGCACCTAAAAGAAAAAGCTTCTAACCTCAATATTGTTGTCGTAGAAAAAGGAACATTTCCTTCTGGTGCTAGCACCAAAAATGCGGGATTTTCTTGTTTTGGCTCTGTGTCTGAACTCTTAGATGATTTGGAAGACCAAGACGAAGACACTGTCTTTGGAATCTTAGAAAAACGATGGTTAGGTTTGCAACGGCTACAACAGCGAATTGGTGTTCAAAATATGCACTATTTTCAGCATGGGAATTATGAGATTTTCAAAGCATCTGATCAAGAACTCTTCCAACAATGTTGTTCCAATATAGCTGCACTCAATCAAAAACTAAGAGACATTGTAGGTCTAGACAATACATTTAGTATTGCTAATCAAGCTATTGATACCTTTCAATTTGGGGGTGTTCAACAACTTATCTGGAATAAAGCCGAAGGACAAATACACACAGGGAAAATGATGCATAATTTACTAAAATTGGCACAACAACAAAACATTACGATTCTAAATGGCGTAACCGTTCAGGCTATACAAGACAATGGCAATCAAGTTGAAGTAATCACCCAAAACTCTTGGTCTATTATTGCAAAAAAGGTTTTAGTTGCCACCAACGGTTTTGCCAACAAATTATTCCCTCAACTAGAAGTATTCCCCGCTCGCAATCAAGTCTTGATAACCAAACCCATTCCTCAACTTTCGATTAAAGGATGTTTTCACTACCACAAAGGGTATGTCTATTTTAGAAATATTGACAATAGAATTTTATTGGGTGGCGCAAGACACTTAGACTTAACAGGAGAGACAACCGCTGAATTTGGTTTTTCGGAAACCATCCAAGATTATTTAACCAACTTTCTCAAACACACCATACTCCCTCACCACCCAGTAGAAATAGACTATTGGTGGAGTGGTATTATGGGAATTGGTGCTGCAAAAAAACCTTTGGTTCAAACTATTAGCAAAAATGTTGTTGTTGCCGTAAGAATGGGTGGTATGGGCATTGCGATTGGTTCTTTAATTGGCGAAGAAGGTGCCGAATTATTGGCTTTATAA
- a CDS encoding TIM44-like domain-containing protein — MRFAKFFSFKYLIALTLLFCIGILFLFPEVAYARPGGGHSYSGGSSGGNGGNGGGIIVFEMLFRLFFLLPPFLQIALIISIIIAVIWYHLNHQGGDKQVDNYIQSSGMDAYRFQQNQMANQAKQQKIDALIRKDPAFSEILFLDFAHSLYHKFYSSINTKNSRSVQPFLSENIKLFMRSDMAKTSPRTEVVVANIQISDIITTSEQIKIVVDFQSNYSTLYNEKNYRHILKERWVLVRNIETVSTSPEGLRDLACPNCGAPNDFNDAGVCGNCNTLIEAGEMNWMLDKIVVQEHQHYRAETLGTYAPEVGNNAPTIIDPYLKEKGARFIALHHLQNPAAYWESFMENVVEATFQTMYQAWSERDNWKSVRHLLSDRLYEANAFWIHLYQEKNYFNRLENITLEHIEPARITIDNNYESITVRIFAAAIDYTEDKNGRLIGGNKRTPRRFTEYWTFIRKIGVEKPESEFDTAQCPNCGAPADKMSDTSVCGYCGTKTNQGDFSWVLSNIAQDEAYQG, encoded by the coding sequence ATGCGCTTTGCTAAATTTTTTTCTTTTAAATACTTGATTGCATTAACACTATTGTTTTGCATTGGTATTTTATTTTTATTTCCAGAGGTAGCCTATGCTCGACCAGGTGGCGGACATTCTTACAGTGGTGGCTCTAGTGGTGGAAATGGAGGTAATGGTGGAGGCATCATCGTATTTGAAATGCTATTTCGTCTTTTCTTTCTATTGCCTCCTTTTTTACAAATAGCATTGATTATTAGTATTATTATTGCCGTTATTTGGTATCACCTCAACCATCAAGGAGGAGACAAACAAGTAGACAACTATATACAAAGCTCTGGAATGGATGCTTATCGTTTCCAACAGAATCAAATGGCAAACCAAGCCAAACAACAAAAAATTGATGCTTTAATTCGCAAAGATCCTGCCTTTTCTGAGATTCTATTTTTAGATTTTGCTCATTCGCTTTATCATAAATTCTACAGCAGCATTAATACCAAAAATAGTCGTAGCGTACAGCCTTTTCTCTCTGAGAATATCAAATTATTCATGCGTTCGGACATGGCGAAGACAAGTCCTCGAACAGAAGTTGTTGTTGCCAATATTCAAATCTCAGATATTATCACAACAAGCGAGCAAATCAAAATTGTGGTAGATTTTCAGTCTAATTATTCTACTCTTTATAATGAAAAGAACTACCGACATATTTTAAAGGAACGTTGGGTTCTAGTCCGAAATATAGAGACAGTATCTACTAGCCCAGAAGGTTTACGAGATTTGGCTTGTCCTAATTGTGGCGCTCCTAACGACTTCAACGATGCAGGTGTTTGTGGTAATTGTAATACCTTGATAGAAGCTGGGGAAATGAATTGGATGTTAGATAAAATTGTTGTCCAAGAGCATCAACATTATAGAGCAGAGACCTTAGGTACCTATGCTCCCGAAGTTGGTAATAATGCCCCCACTATTATCGATCCATATTTAAAAGAAAAGGGGGCTCGTTTTATCGCTTTACATCATCTACAAAACCCTGCTGCTTACTGGGAATCATTTATGGAGAATGTGGTAGAAGCCACTTTCCAAACTATGTATCAAGCTTGGTCAGAGCGTGACAACTGGAAATCGGTGCGCCATTTGTTAAGCGATCGTCTTTACGAGGCAAATGCTTTTTGGATTCATCTCTATCAAGAAAAAAATTACTTCAATCGTTTAGAAAATATCACCTTAGAACATATCGAACCTGCCCGAATCACCATAGATAATAATTACGAATCTATTACCGTTCGTATTTTTGCGGCAGCCATTGATTATACAGAAGATAAAAATGGTCGTTTAATTGGAGGAAACAAACGAACGCCCCGAAGATTTACCGAATACTGGACATTTATTCGAAAAATAGGGGTCGAAAAACCAGAGAGTGAATTTGATACTGCCCAATGCCCCAACTGTGGCGCTCCTGCTGATAAAATGAGCGACACTTCTGTTTGCGGCTATTGTGGCACCAAGACCAATCAAGGTGATTTTTCTTGGGTACTAAGTAATATTGCACAAGACGAGGCTTATCAAGGGTAA